AGCTAATTACATTTAAAGCTAATTAGCCCATACCCAGCTTGCAGTTATTTAAATCCCAAGAGCTATTAGGAACTAAAAGCCACCACAGGCTGAGTAGGAATAAAAAGGAATACCAAGGAGACGCTATACAGCAGCGTTATACCCCATATTCCTCAATTTGCTGTTGCACGTAGGCATCAGGGTCAGCAGGATCGAAGGTATCAAACTTCAATGTCTCAGTACGGAACTCATCTTCGGGCGGAGTCTGCCCTACTTCCTTAGACAATTCCCTTGCCAGATCAGTAAGAAAGATATCCTTACCAATTTCATCATATTCTTCTTTAGTAGAAGCTTGATCGCTAGGCAGGAAGTTCCATCGCACCATCTGGCCAGAAATCCAATGGGCAAAGCTCTGCCAGGGATAGGGATCAAAGTCGATCCGATCGGGAATGTTCTGAGTATTACCGAGACCATCATCAAATTCCCCAGTTAGAACGGCTGCTACCACTTCCTCTGGTTGGTTCAAAAATGCCCGTTCTGAAATGGCGGTGGCGATCTCCCTGCGATTGGCCGGATCGCTGGCATAACCAGCCCCATCAATGATCGCCTTGTTCAGCGCTCGGAACGTATTGGGATTAGCATCAATCCATTCATCGCTGGCTGCAAACGCACAGCAGGGATGGCCTGGCCATAGATCCTTAGTCAGCAAGTGAATAAAGCCTGCATCTTCAAACACAGCCCGCTGATTAAACGGATCGGGCATTAACATTGCATCAATGTCACCCACTGCCAACTTGGCTACGCTGTCTGGCGGTGGAACTGCCTCAATCTTGACATCCAAGTCGGGGTCCAGACCACCAGTGGCCAGATAATAGCGCAGGAGCAGGTTATGCATTGAATAGGGGAACGGCACACCGATCGTGAATCCTTTGAAATCAGCCGGCCCATTAACCTTACCCTTGTGCAGGTTAGATACCGTAATCGCCTGACCATTGATATTTTCAATACTGGCCAGTTTTACGCCAAAGGTAGCCGAACCCAGACCCAGGGTCATGGCAATCGGCATTGGTGCCAGCATATGATAGGCATCCAGCTCACCAGCGATCGCTGAATCCCTCACCGCTGCCCAGCTAGGCATTTTTATCACACTTGCATCAAACCCATATTTCTTATAGAAGCCCAATGGTTCCGACATAATAATTGGTGTGGCACAGGTGATCGGGATAAAGCCAATTTTTAGATTTGTTTTTTCGAGATCACTCGGTGGCGGCACATCATCCGGTGCATCTGCGGTTGGTGGTGGTGTATCTGCATTTTGTCCACAACTGGCCAGGGTAACTAGGGCAGCACCGATCGCCACGTTCCGCAAAAAGCGTCTTCGACTAGTCCCATTAATCCGCTTAGCATCACTGAAGAATTCCGCCGATCGATGCCCAAAGGCGGCTGAAAAAGCTTGATCCAAACCTCCGGCTAATCCGGCCAATTCCCGTGCCAGACGTTCGCGCTCTGGATTGGTGCGGCCGATTGTTTTGAAAAATAATTCTGTGCGCAGGTCTGCGGCGCTGATGGTCTGCGCCAAGGCCAGACTATCTTGCTTGTAAACCCGCATTTTAATCAAATCATCAATCATCTCAAGGGGATCTTTAGGCATTTCCTCTGCCATAAATTTCCAGTGATCTTGAGTCAAATGATATCCGCCACAGGTCAGACAGAGGATGTCAAGCTGACTTAGCTCGCCTTGCTGGGCATAGAGCTTATCCCACTTCTTTTGCTTGTCGTTATTAGCAATTAGTACCATAGACCAGTTATATACACTTGTATCAATTAGAATGCTTGTTCTAGCAACTAACTGTATAGTTAGCTACAAATATTCCTTTCGGGTGAAATCTTTTCTAGCTTGGTTGGATGGCTAGGTGTGGTAGCGCAATTTAAAACTTAATTCAAAATTAAGCTTCTGACTGTTTAGCCTAAACAAAACATGGCGATCGTCGCATAAGAATTAGTTAACTTGTTGCGATCCACTA
The sequence above is a segment of the Pseudanabaena sp. PCC 7367 genome. Coding sequences within it:
- a CDS encoding CmpA/NrtA family ABC transporter substrate-binding protein, producing MVLIANNDKQKKWDKLYAQQGELSQLDILCLTCGGYHLTQDHWKFMAEEMPKDPLEMIDDLIKMRVYKQDSLALAQTISAADLRTELFFKTIGRTNPERERLARELAGLAGGLDQAFSAAFGHRSAEFFSDAKRINGTSRRRFLRNVAIGAALVTLASCGQNADTPPPTADAPDDVPPPSDLEKTNLKIGFIPITCATPIIMSEPLGFYKKYGFDASVIKMPSWAAVRDSAIAGELDAYHMLAPMPIAMTLGLGSATFGVKLASIENINGQAITVSNLHKGKVNGPADFKGFTIGVPFPYSMHNLLLRYYLATGGLDPDLDVKIEAVPPPDSVAKLAVGDIDAMLMPDPFNQRAVFEDAGFIHLLTKDLWPGHPCCAFAASDEWIDANPNTFRALNKAIIDGAGYASDPANRREIATAISERAFLNQPEEVVAAVLTGEFDDGLGNTQNIPDRIDFDPYPWQSFAHWISGQMVRWNFLPSDQASTKEEYDEIGKDIFLTDLARELSKEVGQTPPEDEFRTETLKFDTFDPADPDAYVQQQIEEYGV